The Bacteroidota bacterium genome contains a region encoding:
- the mqnC gene encoding dehypoxanthine futalosine cyclase, with product MIIDSLLKRALNFEHLSIEEGVFLFRNAPTAELMFVGNELRKIQKPDNKVTWIIDRNVNTTNVCIANCKFCNFYRIPGHKEAYITDIETYKRKIEETFRLGGEQLLLQGGHHPDLGLKFYVDLFRQLKTLYPDLKLHSLGPPEIAHIAKLEKLTHTEVLKALIDAGLDSLPGAGAEILNDRVRRLISKGKCGGREWLDVMRAAHRLNLTTSATMMFGHIETIEERFEHLVLLRQVQDEKPATAKGFLAFIPWPFQDDGTLLKRHKGISNNVTGDEYVRMIAMSRIMLPNIKNIQASWLTVGKQVAQLCLHAGANDFGSIMIEENVVSAAGAPHRFTSKGIQDAIREAGFEPQLRTQQYEYRELPVNTVQQVINY from the coding sequence ATGATCATTGATTCACTTTTAAAGCGGGCATTGAATTTTGAACATCTTTCTATTGAGGAAGGTGTGTTTCTGTTCAGGAATGCGCCGACTGCTGAATTGATGTTTGTGGGAAATGAACTCCGTAAGATCCAAAAGCCGGATAACAAAGTAACCTGGATCATTGATCGCAACGTTAATACCACGAATGTATGTATTGCTAATTGTAAGTTCTGCAATTTTTACCGTATCCCCGGGCATAAAGAAGCTTATATCACCGATATTGAAACATATAAACGTAAAATTGAAGAGACATTCCGCCTGGGAGGAGAGCAACTTTTGCTTCAGGGCGGCCATCACCCCGATCTGGGCTTGAAATTTTATGTTGACCTGTTCAGGCAGCTAAAGACTTTATATCCTGATCTGAAACTTCATTCACTCGGCCCTCCTGAAATAGCGCACATTGCAAAACTCGAAAAATTAACGCATACAGAAGTGTTGAAAGCATTGATCGATGCAGGGCTTGATTCACTGCCCGGTGCCGGTGCCGAAATCCTGAACGACAGGGTGAGGCGCCTGATCTCAAAGGGAAAATGCGGAGGTCGTGAATGGCTGGATGTAATGCGTGCAGCGCACAGGCTTAATCTGACCACATCCGCGACGATGATGTTCGGGCATATTGAAACTATTGAAGAGCGTTTTGAGCATTTGGTGCTTTTGCGCCAGGTACAGGATGAAAAACCGGCAACTGCCAAAGGATTTCTTGCATTTATTCCATGGCCATTTCAGGACGATGGCACTTTGTTGAAACGTCATAAAGGAATTTCAAATAATGTTACCGGCGATGAATATGTGCGTATGATCGCGATGAGCCGCATTATGCTGCCGAATATTAAGAATATACAAGCCAGTTGGCTGACCGTAGGTAAACAGGTAGCCCAATTGTGTTTACATGCCGGGGCGAATGATTTTGGTTCAATTATGATCGAGGAGAATGTAGTTTCCGCGGCCGGTGCGCCCCACCGGTTTACTTCGAAAGGCATACAGGATGCGATACGCGAAGCTGGTTTTGAGCCACAATTGCGTACGCAGCAATATGAGTATCGTGAGTTGCCGGTTAACACGGTACAGCAGGTAATTAATTATTGA